Proteins co-encoded in one Halodesulfovibrio marinisediminis DSM 17456 genomic window:
- a CDS encoding proton-conducting transporter transmembrane domain-containing protein, producing the protein MLLEVTTSHFSVYIGCLILLLAQFWACKQSNKLTTVLLFSSIAEIGAVLAGFGTGTISGNAGAALHLFYQISIRALAVFALFGLAKQFGSLDLTNLRGAFKRSPLFAGLFGFAMFSAIGFTPFKGAVSKLALTYGLVSAEMYLPVIMMLVGNCIALWYTIKIVQGICFEAPEDADSKPAIPTILGGITILLGAVVAITHVFPEQLIHAVVATFGAEAAIPQFEVHWPLAATLPYVGAFLLFIPSKYVPEAIKRFDWRFVLATTLSVVAFVLTASADVPALSKLFACIMAGIGLVVTVYSGGYIHKENATRYWFFLLLMQGSLIGLTLTQHLGALYGFWELMTFSSYFLVIHEETEDAFKAGFKYFFMCAAGAYALLFGIFLLHSATGSFEFATLAQATGNISPALAGMATLLCFFGFAVKAGLVPFHSWLPAAHPVAPSSISGPLSGILTKTGIYGMLMVCFALFGAGYFNQEGAFDTTTLITVLGATTFLFAEVMGLMQKNVKRMLAYSTMAQVGEIAMVLSLGTYLSLTGSMAHVVNHAIMKNLLFLGVGMLILRSGTYTISKLKGMGRAMPLTGLCMFVGIMGIIGLPPFGGFVSKFFMVYAAIEAGQPLLAATILAGGLMAVVYYTRLARILFFEKYEGEPVAEAPLTCLIPMGVLATASLMLGVFPQLNLAIVAPVMQSLLAAGKVAVQPLPDLAIGWPLYAAIPMVGAVVPYIMRDNLEKSAWGSVAVLVLAFIGLGFSWGSLDALSISYSLLIILMGILNVVYSANYMDHSHTQWRFFTLFLLMIGGLLGVATSSNIFTFFLFWEIMSSWPLYSIIIHEESKSALKEGFKYFLFNILGASFMFFGVAMLTAKSGVFGFGELAQALSTLPGSTGMYAMAFIALGFAMKAAMLPLRIDIWMHPATAPTPVSGYISSVLLKTGPFGLMKLFFIIGGAGFFAGKSGYWAQPAIMYTLSWVAGITIFYAALKAVMQTSIKRVLIYSTVSQMAYVLLGICMATSLTVSGGLMHFVNHMFFKNLLFLAAGAIMYRTHADTLDELSGIGRKMPFTLTVFAIAAFSAVGVPPLSGFTSKWMLYHGLMAEGEVLLALLALSGSVLTLAYMIKFLHSAFFGKLNPALENVTEVGKLMRMPMAILAGASVFFGVFPGMLLAPVNSIIESTGFAPLDINLGGIATGSGAWDAISCALVMAISYGVARLILSLMSKTERVCHTHSCGVNDISPEKSHVSGSNFYEPALTVLEQWLNLPAEFLSGRRNK; encoded by the coding sequence ATGTTACTTGAAGTTACCACTTCTCACTTCTCAGTCTACATTGGGTGTTTAATTCTTCTGCTTGCTCAGTTTTGGGCATGTAAGCAGTCCAACAAATTAACAACTGTTCTCCTTTTTTCCAGCATTGCGGAAATCGGGGCTGTCCTTGCCGGTTTTGGGACAGGAACAATCTCCGGTAATGCAGGCGCTGCATTACATCTTTTCTACCAGATCTCTATCAGGGCTCTGGCTGTCTTTGCACTTTTCGGGCTTGCAAAGCAGTTTGGCTCTCTCGACCTTACCAACCTGCGAGGTGCGTTCAAACGTTCACCGCTGTTCGCAGGCTTGTTCGGGTTTGCCATGTTTTCAGCAATTGGATTTACTCCATTCAAAGGTGCGGTAAGCAAACTGGCGCTGACATACGGACTTGTCAGTGCAGAAATGTACCTCCCAGTAATCATGATGCTCGTCGGCAACTGTATTGCACTGTGGTACACCATCAAAATTGTTCAAGGCATCTGCTTCGAAGCACCGGAAGACGCAGATAGCAAACCAGCTATCCCAACCATCCTTGGTGGTATCACCATCCTATTGGGCGCTGTTGTTGCTATTACACACGTTTTTCCGGAGCAGCTTATCCATGCAGTCGTTGCAACCTTCGGAGCTGAGGCAGCTATTCCTCAGTTCGAAGTGCACTGGCCGCTTGCAGCAACTCTTCCATATGTTGGTGCCTTCCTGCTGTTTATTCCGTCTAAATACGTTCCAGAAGCAATTAAGCGTTTCGACTGGCGTTTCGTACTCGCAACTACACTTTCCGTAGTAGCATTTGTACTTACCGCTTCTGCTGATGTACCGGCTCTCTCCAAGCTCTTTGCCTGCATTATGGCTGGCATCGGCCTTGTTGTTACCGTGTACTCCGGCGGCTACATTCATAAGGAAAACGCAACCCGCTACTGGTTCTTCCTGCTTCTTATGCAGGGCTCCCTCATCGGTCTCACCCTTACACAGCATCTTGGCGCTCTGTACGGCTTCTGGGAACTGATGACCTTCAGTTCTTACTTCCTCGTTATCCACGAAGAAACTGAAGACGCGTTTAAAGCAGGCTTTAAATACTTCTTTATGTGTGCAGCCGGTGCATATGCACTACTGTTCGGTATCTTCCTTCTCCACAGCGCAACCGGTAGTTTTGAATTTGCTACCCTTGCTCAGGCAACAGGAAACATCAGCCCTGCTCTTGCAGGCATGGCTACCTTACTCTGTTTCTTCGGCTTTGCTGTTAAGGCTGGTCTCGTACCATTCCACAGCTGGCTGCCTGCTGCCCACCCTGTGGCACCTTCCTCCATTTCCGGCCCGCTCTCCGGTATTCTTACCAAGACCGGTATCTACGGCATGCTTATGGTATGCTTTGCCCTGTTCGGAGCCGGATACTTTAACCAGGAAGGCGCGTTTGATACCACAACACTGATCACCGTACTCGGCGCAACAACCTTTTTATTTGCAGAAGTCATGGGACTTATGCAGAAAAATGTTAAGCGCATGCTCGCATACTCCACCATGGCGCAAGTCGGTGAGATTGCAATGGTGCTCAGTCTTGGCACATACCTTTCCCTTACAGGTTCCATGGCACACGTCGTGAACCATGCAATCATGAAAAACTTACTGTTCCTTGGCGTCGGTATGCTTATCCTGCGCTCTGGAACATACACCATCAGCAAGCTCAAAGGTATGGGACGCGCAATGCCGCTTACCGGTCTTTGCATGTTTGTCGGTATCATGGGTATTATTGGACTTCCGCCATTCGGAGGTTTCGTAAGTAAATTCTTCATGGTTTATGCAGCAATCGAAGCAGGCCAGCCGCTGTTAGCAGCTACGATCCTTGCAGGCGGACTGATGGCTGTTGTATACTACACTCGTCTTGCCCGTATCCTCTTCTTTGAAAAATACGAAGGCGAGCCTGTTGCAGAAGCTCCGCTTACCTGCCTTATCCCTATGGGCGTACTTGCCACAGCATCTCTCATGCTTGGTGTGTTCCCACAGCTTAACCTGGCAATTGTAGCTCCTGTTATGCAATCTCTGCTTGCAGCAGGCAAAGTTGCTGTTCAGCCTTTGCCAGACTTAGCGATAGGCTGGCCTCTCTACGCAGCTATCCCAATGGTCGGCGCAGTTGTTCCATACATCATGCGTGACAATCTGGAAAAATCTGCATGGGGTTCAGTTGCAGTTCTGGTTCTTGCTTTTATCGGCCTTGGTTTCTCATGGGGCTCTCTGGACGCGCTTAGCATCAGCTACAGCCTCCTTATTATCCTCATGGGTATTCTCAACGTTGTATACTCTGCAAACTACATGGACCACAGCCACACCCAGTGGCGTTTCTTCACCCTGTTCCTGCTGATGATCGGCGGTCTTCTAGGTGTAGCAACCAGCTCCAACATCTTCACATTCTTCCTCTTCTGGGAGATCATGTCCAGTTGGCCGCTGTACTCCATCATTATTCATGAAGAATCCAAGAGTGCTCTTAAAGAAGGCTTCAAGTACTTCTTATTTAACATTCTTGGCGCATCCTTCATGTTCTTCGGCGTAGCAATGCTCACTGCAAAATCCGGCGTGTTCGGATTCGGTGAACTAGCACAGGCGCTGAGCACTCTGCCAGGCTCCACTGGCATGTACGCAATGGCATTCATCGCTCTTGGCTTTGCCATGAAAGCTGCAATGCTTCCGCTGCGAATCGATATCTGGATGCACCCTGCAACCGCACCGACTCCGGTTTCCGGTTACATTTCCTCCGTACTGCTGAAAACAGGTCCTTTCGGCCTCATGAAGCTCTTCTTCATCATCGGCGGTGCAGGATTCTTTGCAGGCAAATCCGGTTACTGGGCGCAGCCGGCAATCATGTACACTCTCTCATGGGTTGCAGGCATCACTATCTTCTACGCTGCTCTTAAAGCAGTAATGCAGACATCTATTAAACGCGTGCTTATTTACTCCACCGTTTCTCAGATGGCTTACGTTCTGCTTGGTATCTGTATGGCTACCTCGCTGACCGTATCCGGCGGTTTGATGCACTTTGTTAACCACATGTTCTTTAAAAACCTCCTGTTCCTCGCAGCAGGCGCAATCATGTACCGCACCCATGCTGACACGCTCGACGAGCTTTCCGGCATTGGTCGCAAGATGCCGTTTACACTTACTGTATTCGCAATCGCAGCATTCTCTGCTGTAGGTGTTCCGCCACTTAGCGGCTTTACCTCCAAGTGGATGCTCTACCACGGTCTTATGGCTGAAGGCGAAGTACTGCTTGCACTGCTCGCACTCTCAGGCTCCGTGCTTACCCTTGCATACATGATCAAGTTCCTGCACTCCGCATTCTTCGGCAAGCTGAATCCGGCTCTCGAAAATGTTACCGAGGTAGGAAAACTTATGCGTATGCCAATGGCAATTCTCGCTGGCGCGTCCGTATTCTTCGGCGTGTTCCCGGGTATGCTTCTGGCACCAGTTAACTCCATCATCGAATCTACCGGATTCGCACCGCTCGACATCAACCTCGGCGGCATCGCTACCGGTTCCGGCGCATGGGACGCAATTTCCTGTGCTCTCGTGATGGCAATTTCCTACGGTGTGGCTCGTTTGATCCTCTCTCTCATGAGCAAAACAGAGCGTGTCTGTCATACCCACAGCTGTGGTGTAAATGACATCAGCCCTGAAAAATCTCATGTAAGCGGCTCAAACTTCTACGAACCTGCACTGACCGTTCTGGAACAGTGGCTGAACCTTCCAGCTGAGTTCCTTTCCGGTAGAAGGAATAAATAG
- a CDS encoding NADH-quinone oxidoreductase subunit C — MINAMKQRVIKLVEAMPKGAELSWTTDLKENEFAWITLKDVEDLPLLAEQILPEGRLVTVSACNAKAEDAKSFHEVCYHFVMKGLTVTVTVLPTGVEPTVPSITQWHKSADWTEREMAESYGITVANHPNPRPLFLHEAVQSEAMERLVPLSTMTNSASTNALWEKIMGEKG; from the coding sequence ATGATTAATGCAATGAAACAGCGAGTGATCAAACTCGTAGAAGCTATGCCTAAAGGTGCAGAACTTAGCTGGACAACCGACCTTAAAGAGAACGAATTCGCTTGGATTACTCTTAAAGATGTTGAAGACCTTCCGTTACTTGCAGAACAAATCCTGCCTGAAGGTCGTCTGGTAACCGTTTCTGCATGCAACGCTAAAGCAGAAGACGCAAAGTCCTTCCACGAAGTGTGTTACCACTTTGTTATGAAAGGCCTTACCGTTACTGTCACCGTACTGCCTACTGGTGTTGAGCCGACTGTGCCTTCTATTACTCAGTGGCATAAGTCTGCTGACTGGACTGAACGCGAAATGGCTGAAAGCTACGGCATTACTGTAGCTAACCACCCTAACCCGCGTCCGCTGTTCCTGCACGAGGCTGTACAGTCTGAAGCAATGGAACGCCTTGTTCCTCTTTCCACCATGACCAACAGCGCGTCTACCAACGCACTGTGGGAAAAAATTATGGGTGAAAAAGGATAG
- a CDS encoding NADH-quinone oxidoreductase subunit B family protein: MSIIDAIKSKAVRSPWLYRINAGSCNGCDVELATTALIPRYDVERLGCKYCGSPKHADIVLITGPVTSMVKEKVLRVYEEIPDPKVTVAVGICPVSGGVFRGSYSVPIMLDEIIPVDVNVPGCPPRPQAILEGVAMALDIWKTRI, from the coding sequence ATGTCTATTATTGATGCTATTAAAAGCAAGGCTGTCCGTTCTCCGTGGTTGTACCGTATTAACGCGGGCTCCTGTAACGGTTGTGACGTTGAACTTGCTACTACCGCGCTTATTCCACGCTACGACGTTGAACGCCTCGGCTGCAAATACTGCGGCAGCCCGAAGCATGCTGATATTGTTCTTATCACCGGCCCTGTAACCTCCATGGTTAAAGAAAAGGTGCTGCGTGTATACGAAGAGATTCCAGATCCAAAGGTAACCGTTGCTGTAGGCATTTGCCCTGTTTCCGGCGGCGTGTTCCGTGGCAGCTATTCTGTACCGATTATGCTGGACGAGATTATTCCTGTTGATGTGAACGTACCGGGTTGTCCTCCTCGCCCTCAGGCTATTCTTGAAGGTGTAGCTATGGCATTGGATATTTGGAAAACACGGATCTAA
- a CDS encoding 4Fe-4S dicluster domain-containing protein, with the protein MVLSIFKVLWNNLKQGPSTDPFPFGETFTPARLRGKVTVDPESCVGCGVCATVCAGNAIKQVEREDGSGKDFYVWHNTCTFCGLCQHYCPTDAIRLTNNWSTAHRNEDKYKMKEHEFIAYARCSECNQPMPHMPHAMLDHIYGTATKELENIYSLCPECRRQKAAQQFGAQIHD; encoded by the coding sequence ATGGTGCTTAGTATCTTCAAAGTTCTTTGGAACAACCTGAAACAAGGCCCGTCCACTGATCCGTTTCCGTTCGGTGAGACCTTCACCCCGGCTCGCCTTCGCGGCAAGGTCACTGTCGACCCTGAATCCTGTGTAGGCTGCGGTGTCTGTGCAACTGTTTGCGCAGGAAACGCAATCAAGCAGGTAGAGCGCGAAGACGGCTCCGGTAAGGACTTTTATGTATGGCATAACACCTGCACTTTCTGCGGACTTTGCCAGCACTACTGTCCTACTGATGCAATCCGTCTGACCAACAACTGGTCTACAGCGCACCGCAACGAAGACAAATACAAGATGAAAGAACACGAGTTCATCGCATACGCACGTTGTTCCGAATGTAATCAGCCAATGCCGCATATGCCGCATGCAATGCTTGATCACATTTACGGTACAGCAACTAAAGAACTCGAGAACATCTACAGTCTTTGTCCTGAGTGCAGAAGACAGAAAGCTGCTCAGCAGTTTGGAGCTCAAATCCATGATTAA
- a CDS encoding methyl-accepting chemotaxis protein, with product MQSAEPFKRTKRKHARGLSTDRRHQNLIGGISEIADQTDLLALTTAIEAARAGDSRRGFTIVADKVRRLAERTMNATPTVNRSIDAFRSQTTGNITNTNAAVEAVAESIKLTAASSTRLKASRLCPHQWGNT from the coding sequence ATGCAGAGTGCAGAACCTTTCAAGCGAACCAAAAGAAAGCACGCAAGAGGCTTGAGTACAGACCGCCGACATCAAAACCTTATCGGGGGAATAAGCGAAATCGCAGATCAGACAGACCTGCTGGCACTGACCACAGCAATTGAAGCTGCACGGGCGGGAGATTCGAGACGAGGTTTTACTATTGTCGCTGACAAAGTACGTAGGCTTGCAGAACGCACAATGAACGCGACACCAACTGTGAACAGAAGCATTGACGCTTTCCGCAGCCAGACAACAGGCAATATCACCAACACAAACGCTGCAGTGGAAGCAGTTGCAGAAAGCATAAAACTTACTGCCGCTTCATCCACACGCTTAAAGGCATCACGTCTCTGTCCACATCAATGGGGGAACACATAG
- a CDS encoding respiratory chain complex I subunit 1 family protein — MLDMLSHSFHLLIFPGGLFALLLGLLLKGFDRKICARLQRRVGPPILQPFYDIIKLSQKETIIPDTANKAIFKFAPVFGFMGMMVAAMLIPVPGVWNGATGLGDMLMLLYLLPIPAIAFMLAGSASSSPYGAIGTSREMVLMFAYEIPLLVVLLTVALKAGGADGSEFSLAQVVAYQHENGSFGFNLSMLPAFIAFLCFIPGTMGAVPFDLPEAEPELLEGPLLEYSGPLLAMFNLMSALKLVVVMGLGVALFFPGTIPGGALANLAWFIFKCFMLMLVSVTIVRTATGRLRTDQTFKFYLKYPSVLAYVSLGLTLLLK; from the coding sequence ATGTTAGATATGCTTTCACATAGCTTTCACTTACTCATATTCCCTGGCGGACTCTTTGCTCTGCTTCTGGGACTTCTGCTGAAAGGTTTTGACCGTAAGATCTGCGCGCGCCTCCAGCGCCGCGTAGGTCCTCCGATCCTCCAGCCTTTCTACGACATCATTAAATTGAGCCAGAAAGAGACAATCATCCCTGACACCGCAAACAAAGCAATCTTCAAGTTTGCTCCTGTGTTCGGCTTCATGGGTATGATGGTAGCAGCCATGCTTATCCCAGTTCCGGGTGTATGGAACGGTGCTACCGGTCTTGGTGACATGCTGATGCTCCTGTACCTGCTGCCGATTCCTGCAATTGCATTCATGCTTGCAGGTTCCGCTTCCAGCTCCCCGTACGGTGCAATCGGTACTTCCCGTGAAATGGTACTCATGTTTGCATATGAAATTCCTCTGCTTGTTGTGCTTCTTACTGTTGCACTCAAAGCAGGTGGTGCAGACGGTTCTGAGTTCTCCCTTGCACAGGTTGTAGCGTACCAGCATGAAAACGGCTCCTTCGGCTTTAACCTGAGCATGCTTCCTGCTTTCATCGCATTCCTCTGCTTTATTCCGGGCACAATGGGCGCAGTTCCATTTGACCTTCCGGAAGCTGAGCCGGAATTGCTTGAAGGCCCACTGCTTGAGTACTCCGGTCCGTTACTCGCTATGTTCAACCTCATGAGCGCGCTCAAGCTGGTTGTTGTTATGGGTCTCGGCGTTGCACTCTTCTTCCCGGGCACAATCCCGGGTGGCGCTCTGGCAAACCTCGCATGGTTCATCTTCAAATGTTTCATGCTCATGCTTGTGTCCGTTACCATTGTTCGCACTGCGACCGGACGTCTGCGTACTGACCAGACCTTCAAGTTCTACCTCAAGTACCCGTCAGTGCTTGCATACGTGAGTCTTGGACTGACCCTTCTGCTCAAATAA